A DNA window from Ostrea edulis chromosome 5, xbOstEdul1.1, whole genome shotgun sequence contains the following coding sequences:
- the LOC125651081 gene encoding spidroin-1-like, with protein MLRLLALACTIVCAVADYYPKSYGLMMGSLGGGSIVGGGMVGGGMIGGGFGGGSAAAASAAAAGGAAAAAAAAAAGRGAAAAAAASSGVRRIGGWAPTYYLRPSYSYPVYGLMGGGLGGGSAAAAAAAAASSGLGGFGGLGGGSAAAAAAAAAAGQGAAAAAAAAAASSGLGGLGGGSAAAAAAAAASSGFGGFGGLGGGSAAAAAAAAAAGQGAAAAAAAAASSGGVGGIGGWAPSYYMPSYSYPVMMGGFRSKKVY; from the exons ATGTTGAGACTTCTAGCCCTCGCTTGCACCATTGTCTGCGCGGTTGCAGACTACTACCCGAAGTCTTATGGACTTATGATGGGTAGCCTTGGGGGTGGATCGATTGTTGGCGGAGGAATGGTTGGCGGAGGAATGATTGGTGGAGGTTTTGGGGGTGGTTCAGCTGCCGCTGCTTCCGCTGCTGCTGCAGGAGGTGCTGCAGCCGCTGCCGCCGCCGCTGCCGCTGGACGAGGTGCCGCGGCTGCCGCTGCTGCCTCTAGTGGTGTTAGAAGAATTGGTGGATGGGCCCCTACTTACTACCTACGACCTTCATATAGCTACCCAGTTTATGGATTAATGGGTGGTGGTCTTGGAGGTGGATCAGCCGCTGCCGCTGCTGCCGCTGCTGCTTCTTCTGGCCTTGGTGGATTCGGTGGTCTTGGCGGTGGATCAGCTGCTGCCGCTGCTGCCGCTGCCGCCGCTGGACAAGGTGCTGCTGCAGCTGCCGCCGCCGCTGCTGCTTCCTCTGGTCTGGGTGGTCTTGGAGGTGGATCAGCCGCTGCCGCAGCTGCTGCCGCTGCTTCCTCTGGTTTTGGTGGTTTTGGTGGTCTTGGAGGTGGATCAGCTGCTGCCGCTGCTGCCGCCGCTGCTGCTGGACAAGGTGCTGCCGCTGCCGCTGCTGCGGCTGCTTCCTCTGGTGGTGTAGGAGGAATTGGCGGATGGGCTCCTTCATACTACATGCCCTCTTATAGCTATCCAGTTATGATGGGTGGCTTCAGAAGCAAGAAG GTATACTAA